The region CATTACTTTATTTCTTAACAGGAATCTTTTTACTACTGCCTGTTGGCGAAAAGAAAAAGAAGGTGGTTGGTTAAAATGGATTTTACAATTCCAAACAATACCCCGTCCAGTCTGTTTGGATGGGAAACATCCAAATTTGTTTTAAATAAGATCCAACAAAAAACTAAGTTCAATGTTTTAAACAAATCTCTATTTCAACTTGTTTTGGTTGGATTTTGTTTTTTCTTTCCAACATTACTTTTAGCGCAAAAAACAACCACAAACTTAAAAGAAGATGGGCAAATCCAAACCTTCTTAAAAGTAACAGAACAAATTCGTTGTATTTGTTTGCCAAGTTTACCCATCCAATCCTGTTCGTTTAACATGTGTGCGGCGTCTAGTTATCTCAAAACATTTATTGAAAACCGTATCAAAGACGGGATGAAAGAAGAGGAAATCATTTCGAAAATGGAAAATGGTTTTGGGAATTCTGTTTTACAAGATCCGATTGTTGTGATGTTCCAGGAAAATGGGAACCAAGGGATGGTGGATTCCATTGTTTATGGTTTTGGGCCAAAAATTCTCGCACAACCTGATGGAACCTGGATCAACTTTACTTTGTTTGCAATAGGAGTTCTTGGGCTTTTTGGAATCTACAAGTATGGAACCAAAAAAAAGAGGGAATCATCCGTAACAAAGGATACAAACAAACTAGAAAACCAAAAATCTACAACAGAAGAAATCAAAAACAAAATCCGTAAATTCGAAGAAGAAGCTTAAACAAATTTCTCTGGGAAAGCGACAACCAATCAAATAGTTAGAGAGAGTTCCACATCTCTCTAACTTGAACGAGTGTTTCTACCAACACTTGAATATCACTTAACTTTAATTTAGCGTTCAAACTGATTCGTAACCTAGGGCTTGGAACCGTCGGCGGGCGAATTGCACGTACATCCAAACCTTTCTCTTGTAAATTGGCAGCATAAAACAAAGCCTCTTTTTCTGTTTCAAGAAGCAGAGGAACGATATGTGAAGTAGAGGCAGTGATGATAAATCCATTGGTTTTTAAAGAATTTTTCAGTGTATCTGCTATTTTTAACAATTCATCTCTTTCTTTGTCCATCGAACTAAGGAGTTTCAATGAGTAGGATGCAAATTCCGAAATCATAGGAAGTGGTGCCGTAGAAAAAATAAAAGATCGCATTACATTAACTAAGTGGTCACGGCCAATTTTTTTTGTGACAATGATTCCACCTTCAAGCCCCAAGGACTTTCCCAAAGTGTAAACTCTGTAATCAATGGAATGAATTTCCGACAGAGTTAAATCCCGAAAGACAAGTCCCTTCCCGTGAACACCATAAATCCCGAAGGCATGAGCTTCATCCAAAACAAGAACAAAGCCAAACTTTCTTTTTAATGCAAGTAAGGTTTTTAAATCGGGAGAATCGCCATCCATACTAAATAAAGTTTCCGTAACCACAATTCGTTTCTTTTTATGGTTCGGGTCTTCTAAATCAGCTTTTTCTAATAAAGATTGGAGGTGATTCATATCCAAATGATGATAGTATTTTTTCTGAGCACCCGAAATTCGAATTCCATCTAGAATGGATGCATGGTTCAAACGATCGGTAAACAGATAACAGTCGGGAGCAGCAATGGAATCCAAAAGGCCAAAGTTCGCAGTGAATCCTGTGGAAACAAGAAGTGCGGCTTCCCCTTCGACAAAATGAGCAAACTCCGATTCAAATTGATCCATCGAATTAGAGTTTCCCCGAACCAAACGAGCGGCAGTGGATCCAAAGGGATAAATATTCTTTTTTGTTTGGAAAAACTCCAACATACTGGGATTAGTTGCCATTCCCATATAGTCGTTGGAACAAAAATCAATTCCTTGGTAGTTGCGAGTTTCCCGAAACAATTGTTTTTCGCGAATGGAATCTAGTTTTTTTTGGACTTCTTCCCAATGATTTGCCATTGACTGCCAGTTTTCTTTTTCCAGATTTTTTTCCGATTTAATTTTTTACCTATTTTGTTAGAATGATCCCATAAATGAGTCTTCTCACTCCCGACCTCATCCAACGTATCCGCTCCGCTCGGAATATTTTGTTTCTTACGGGAGCAGGTATCTCTAGCGAAAGTGGGATTCCTACGTTTCGCGGGGAAGGTGGGTATTGGAAAAAGTTCAAAGCGGAAGAACTTGCCACACCAGAGGCCTTTGCCAACCATCCGGAAGTGGTTTGGGAATGGTATGACTACCGGCGAAAGATATGTTCCGAAGCAAAACCAAATGACGGACACCTAACAATTGCCAATTGGCAATCATTTTCAAAAACGGTAAATCTCATCACACAAAATGTAGATGGGCTCCATCCTAGAGCAGGAAGTAAAAACCTCCTGGAAATTCATGGTAATATTTTTCGTGCAAGGTGTACAGTTTGCAAAGAAAAATATACATTGGATGAAGATGGGATCAATCAATCTGGCCTTAAATTTTGCCCGGCTTGTGAATCACTTTTACGACCAGATATTGTTTGGTTTGGAGAAGGTTACGACAATCGACTCCTCACAAAAGCATGGGAACAAAGTAAAGAAGCTCATATTGTTTTTGTTGTAGGAACTAGTGCGAATGTATCGGTTCCCGCCAACTTAGCACTGACTGCCATTCGGAACGGTGCTCTTGGGATTGAAATCAATCCAGAAACCACTTCTCTCACCCCGTCCGTTCAACTTCATTTTGGTGGCAAGTCAGGAGAAATCCTTCCTGAGATTTTTAAGGAAGTTTTCGGGGATGTGGTTTTAAAGTAATATTTGGTTTGATATAAGAAGGTATCAAAATTGAATATCTGTAAATCGTAATCCATTCACTAAACAGTGAATCAAAACCAATAGATCCAGAGAAATTTATGTTAACGATCATCCTACTCGTACTTTCCAATATTTTTATGACCTTTGCTTGGTATGGACATTTAAAATATGCCAAGTCCACCAATATGTTTTATGTCATTCTATTCTCTTGGGGAATTGCATTTTTTGAATACGTTCTTATGGTTCCTGCCAATCGAATTGGATTTACCGTTTATAAATTTGAAGGCTTCCAATTAAAAATCATCCAAGAAGTCATCACCATCTTAGTGTTCATTCTTTTTGCCACAGTTTTCTTAGGTGAAAAAATCAAATGGAATTATATCGTAAGTTTTGGACTGATACTACTTGCGGGTTATTTTGCTTTTGGTTTTGGAACCAAATCAAACGGACACTAAAAAAGAAACAAGTTCTTCCGCAATTTTTTCTTTAGGAAGTGGGCCAATTTCTTTTTCCAACCCACTAACACCAAATACACGAACAGTAGAGTCAACTTCTCCAAACCCTTTGCCTGATCCAACATAATTTCCAACAATATAGTTAAGACCTTTTCGAACCAGTTTGTCTTTCGCGTATCGTTCCAACTCTTTTGTTTCAGCAGCGAACCCAACACGAAGTGAGTTTAAAATTTTATGTTCGGAAACATATTCTGTGACTTGTTGCAAAACATCAGGATTTTCTTCTAACTCGAGAAGTAAACCTTTGGTTCCTTCCGAAGTTTTTTCTTTTTTGATTTTATGTTCCGCAGTCATTATGGGGCGAAAGTCTGCTGGAGCAGCAGCCATCACAAGCAAACTATCATTAATAATTTCAGATAATACAGCATCACGAAGTTGGATGGTAGTTTCCACTTCAATATTTCGTTTAGCGCCTGTAACATGGGAATATCGTTCTAAAGTATTTCCATGAATATAAACGACTTCTACAGGGTATTTCAAAAAAGAGGTGGCAATTTCATAACCCATTTTTCCCGAAGAAGCATTGGATATATAACGTACAGGATCTATCCATTCCCTAGTGGGTCCAGAAGTGACGATGACTCGTTTGAATTTTAGATTCATGAATTGGTTGTATGGAGTTTGATAATTTCTTCCATGATGGATTCAACGGTGGCAAGTTTTCCGTATCCCTCATCCCCACAAACCACAATCCCTTTATCAGGAGAAACAATGGTAACTCCATCCGATTTTAAGGTTTTTAAATTTCTTTGGACTGCAGGATGTAAATACATTCCAGGATTCATAGATGGAGCCACTAACACAGGAGAGGTGCAGGCAAGATAGGTTGAAGTCACCAAGTCATCGGCTATTCCATTTGCCATTTTACCAATGATATTGGCAGAAGCCGGAACTACAGCAAGAACTGAGGCAATATTTTTGATTTCGATATGTGCCATACCGGTATCAAATTCATCCACCCTTACCGGTTTTCCTGTTAATGCTTCAAAGGTAATTTTTCCAACAAATTTGGTAGCATTAGACGTCATAATCACACGAACGGGATACCCTTGTTTGGTAAGTCCTCTAACCAATTCACAAGCCTTATAAGAAGCAATGGATCCAGAAACGGCGATGACAATTTCTTTCATTTACCTATCCTCGTAGGAAAGTTCCCTGTCCAATTCGGAATCATTATCTTCTTCCAATTTAGGAGTGAACAAAATGGAGATGATTTTATTCCCTTCCATTTTTTTTACCTTCAGGCTACCTTTTTTAATTTGAACGATGCTACCTTCTTTTGGCATATCTTCGTTCTTTTCCATAAAATAACCAGCGATGGTTCTGACTTCTTCCATATCAGAAGGTTCTTCCCCTTCCAAAATATCTGACAAACTAGAAAGTTCAGTTTCTCCATCTAAAGAAATGGTTTTTGTTTTTTTATTTTTGGAAGTTACATCCACTTCATCCGTATCTGTTTCGTCTCGGATTTCACCAAAAAATTCTTCGATGATATCTTCTAACGTAAGTAAGCCGGAAACTCCACCGTATTCATCAATGACAATAGCCATATGTTGTTTTTTTTCACGGAGTTTTGTCATCACTCGTTCGATGGACATAGATTCTGGAACTTTCACAAAATCTTTTTCCATAATGGTAGTGATCTTTTCTTTTTTACCTTTCGCAGAAAGATGAGCCGCTTGCCATTTTAAATACTTCTGAACGTGAACAATCCCTACAATTCGATCTAAGGTTTGGTCATACACAGGGTATCTTGAAAAACTATGTTCGGCGATGAGCGGAAGCATTTTATCAATTGTGGACTCCTGTGGGATTCCAATGATTGAAAGCCTATGTGTCATTACGTCTTTAGCAGTATGTTCCGAAAAATCAAAAGTCTTTTGGATGAGTTGCATTTCTGCATTATCAATCCGACCTTGTTTTCTCTGTTCTTCAATGATGATCATGAGCTCTTCCGCTGAATGAACATACTTATCACCAGTTCGTTGCAAACGGAAAAGTGTAAGGATTCCACCAGCGAGACGATTCATAATGAACGTAACTGGAAAAAATAAATAATAGAAAAACCACATAGGAGCCGAAACTCCCAGAGCAATTGATTCAGTGTTTTGGATGGCAAGTGTCTTAGGAACGAGTTCCCCCAAAATCACGTGTAACAAAGTGATGAAGGTAAAAGAAACTCCGATCGAGATACTATGGATGGTCACAAGATCCAATTCGATATGGAACATGTGGAGGAATCCAGAGACAACACTTGCGAACAAGGCCTCACCGATCCAACCGAGGAGTAAACTTGCCACAGTGATTCCCACTTGGCAAACGGATAACATATCATCAATTTTAGAAATTGCCTTTTTGGCAATATGAGACATGGCTCTGTTTTCTTTGACCAGCTCCTCGAGACGAGAAGGCCGGATAGAAACCATGGCAAATTCGGCTGCGACGAAGAAACCATTAACAAAGACGAGGAGGAAGATGAGAAAGATGCCGATTATTTCCATAGAAACTCGAGCACCACTAAAGTATTATGATCAGGGTCCATTGCTTATGAGGAATAGAATTAAGTATTTTGGAGTGTTCTCCTAGTGTCGCCTATAATTTTGGCTTATTTTTACCGGAAATGCAGAGGGAATGAATCCCTCAGTTCCAAAAGTTTGCCAATGATTATGTCACTTTTATAAGGCTGTGGCCTGGATCCAAACACCCTCTTCCCGGTATTTGGAAGGTTCGGTCAGTCCCGAAACAGATCCAGAATCCAAAACAGGGAGCGTGGGTAAGTATCCAATTTTTTTAGTTCCAGATCGAAACCAAAAATGCAGCCATTGGTAGTGTGAGGAGTAATCCGACCAAGGCCTTCCCAAAACACGTTCGGTATAAACGACCATCCGAGGTACAGTCCGGTAATCAATCCTACGGAATAATTTTAAAAATGGAATTTCTTCAAAATTTCCAGAATCAGACTTACAAGACCAAGATAGGTTTGTGATTTGGCCCGCAGAACCTGTGTTTGCCGGAAAATCCCAAAGATGTAATCTTTCTTTTTCTTTTAAGATACGAGATCCCTCAAAATAAGACGTATCTACCAAATTCATTCCTTTACCTTCCAACGAACGCATATTTGTCGGACATTTCCAGGAAAACACACCCAAAGGTTTGTGAGGGTCCGAACCAGGTAGGAGAGAGAAAAAAAACACAAATTGAATGTCTCTCATTTCTTTTTTGAGAGAACGCATAAGACTTGTACCTGATTCATTCAAATAAATTTGTACAGAGTCACTATCTTTATTGGCATTCACCAAATCCTTAACCGATTCGATCACCTCTGTTGTATCTGGTCTTTGGGAATGGATTACTTTCCAACTGAGTTGGTTTCTTTTGGATTCTTTTGGATTGAAGGTAAAAAGATAAAACTCATCTTTGTAAGGCAACAAAAGAACTGTTGGCAGTTTGGCAGATTCCAAATTTCGAACCGACTCTTCGTCATTTTTCCTTTGGATTTGGCTTTCGGTTTCCCTACTATCGGCATAAGTAGAATCAAAAAACTTTGATTCCCTTGCGGTAGAAAATCCAGACAAATACTGGAATTGTTTGTCTACAAATTGAATTTGGAAAAGAGAATGAGGACTTCCCTTCACTCCACGAGCCCACTTCACCGAATTGTATTTGTAAACAGAATCAAGAAGTCCCCATACATCGTTATCATCTCGTAAATGACTCAGTGCATATTCAAAAAACAAATCTGTTGAGAAAGCGAGTGGTCTATAGTTACGAATATAATACAAATCTTCATAAAGATTGTTTTGTAGATAATCGGCGACCCCATCCCGAATGTTTCCATTCACTGGGCCTTTTTTACCTGAAGCCGTATGGGCAAAAACAAATCCGAAATTACGAAGAAACTCTGCCGCATAAAACGCATTTTCTTCATCCAAAATTCCCCTACTCTTTGTTAGCTCAATGGTGGATTTACGGAATTCCTTTCGATAAATTTGATTGTATCCCTGTAAAATGGTAGCGGCATATTCCAACCTTCTCCATTTTTTTTCCTGAGCCATATAAATGATTTCATCAGTCATTCGAGAGGATAACTCAGGATTTTGATCCATTAACATTTGCGAAATTCTAAGTTTGGGCCAGATATCTGCTTCTGTTAACTTTTCGGGATCTTTGATTTTTTGTAAGGCTTTGAGTGCTGCTTCTGCCCCACTCACTTTATATAAAGAAACAGAAATTAAATCCTTAACTTCAGAAATGGACATTGGTTCATTCAGAAAAGGATGGTGGATGTCGGCCGACCAGTTATTCAAATCTAACTTTAAATAGTAATCTAAAGATTTTTTATAGTCTTTTTGAAAATAAGCCAGAGCACCTAACTTAACATACACACGATTTAAAATGGATGTTTTTTTTCCCTTGGCCGACCTTAAGAAATTCAAAAGGGATTCTTCAGCACCCGAAAGGTCTCCTCCTAAAATTTGGAGAAAGGCCATCCTTTCGTTGGAATTTTCACCGATGGAACCATCTGTGATTTTTTCCAAATCCATAATCATTTTTTGTAAATGGATCCCTTCTCTTACAAAACCGAGAAAGGTTAGTTTGGCAGGAAGGTCTTCGTCGATTCGATCCAGAAGTGGGATCCATTCTAAATTTGGATCTTCAAAAAATGGAGAACTGACACGCATAATGTTCACAAAATGTTTATGCATATCTTTCTCTTTGCCCGAGGGAAGATCGATATAATACTGTAATCGGAAAACTCTACATAAAGAATAGTAGGGTTTATTTTTTTGGCAATCCATTCGGATCATGGATTTTTTTTCATCTTCTCCTGCTTGGAAAAGATTGGTTCGCATATTTTTTGCTAGGTTGCGGAAATAGGTATTTGGTTCTTTTTGGATGTATGAATCCAAGGTTTTAATTGCTTGGACTTCTTCACCTTGCGACTGTTTCCAGAGAGATGTTAATAAAAAATCTGCGAATGAATATTCACCTTTTTTGGTTCTGAGATCATAAAGAATATTCGCGATGCCTACTTTGTCTTTTTTGCGAAGGTAATACTCCCCTAACATGAGATAGTAATCGATCTCTTGGATTTGGGACATCCCTTCCGGTGATTTGAAGCGAAATTCATCTCTGGCATTCAGTATTTCTTTTCCTTGGATGAGGAGTTTGGAGGAAGATCCAGATACCACCCAACCATGATTTCGTTGGGATTGGCTCATCAAATTTGCTGTTGGAACTACAGAAATACAGCAGAGAAAAATAGAAAGTGACAGGCGATTCATCATCGTATCCATTACTCTTTAAGACCAATCGATTTGGTCAAGTGACATAACGATTCATGGCAGAAAGTTTCAACTACCAATCCATTGTGGAGAGTTTCGATGAATTTCTCATCTACCTCGATCCTTTCCTAGAAATTCAATTTTCTCGCACTTCGCCAAATCTGTATTTGCCACCTGACTCCATCTCTACGGGGAAACACATCAATGATCTTCATATCATTCCCCGGGACACCCTGATCCTCACAAACCTTTGCCAGGAAACATTGGCAAGACGAACCCCATTCCAATTCACAACGAGTCTATTAGGAAATCCTTTTCGGATCTCTGGGCGGTATTTGGAATCTAAAAACACACCTGGGGTGATCTTACGTGGGGAACCCAACTTCAGTATTGAAAATGTGATTTTGGACAGTGGTCCGTATGTCATCTTTAGGTTTAAATACGATGCGGAATTTTTAACAACCTATGTTTCTCCTAATGTCTCCTTAAATTTAGGTTACCAGACAGGAGATTTTAAAAAAGGGATGTTGAATCCGGATGACCTCCTCCATCCCGATGACAAAGAAAAAGCCCATGAAGAAGAAAGATTACAGATCAAAAATAAATCGCGTACT is a window of Leptospira kanakyensis DNA encoding:
- a CDS encoding DMT family protein yields the protein MLTIILLVLSNIFMTFAWYGHLKYAKSTNMFYVILFSWGIAFFEYVLMVPANRIGFTVYKFEGFQLKIIQEVITILVFILFATVFLGEKIKWNYIVSFGLILLAGYFAFGFGTKSNGH
- a CDS encoding cytochrome c-type biogenesis protein CcmH produces the protein MDFTIPNNTPSSLFGWETSKFVLNKIQQKTKFNVLNKSLFQLVLVGFCFFFPTLLLAQKTTTNLKEDGQIQTFLKVTEQIRCICLPSLPIQSCSFNMCAASSYLKTFIENRIKDGMKEEEIISKMENGFGNSVLQDPIVVMFQENGNQGMVDSIVYGFGPKILAQPDGTWINFTLFAIGVLGLFGIYKYGTKKKRESSVTKDTNKLENQKSTTEEIKNKIRKFEEEA
- a CDS encoding hemolysin family protein, translating into MEIIGIFLIFLLVFVNGFFVAAEFAMVSIRPSRLEELVKENRAMSHIAKKAISKIDDMLSVCQVGITVASLLLGWIGEALFASVVSGFLHMFHIELDLVTIHSISIGVSFTFITLLHVILGELVPKTLAIQNTESIALGVSAPMWFFYYLFFPVTFIMNRLAGGILTLFRLQRTGDKYVHSAEELMIIIEEQRKQGRIDNAEMQLIQKTFDFSEHTAKDVMTHRLSIIGIPQESTIDKMLPLIAEHSFSRYPVYDQTLDRIVGIVHVQKYLKWQAAHLSAKGKKEKITTIMEKDFVKVPESMSIERVMTKLREKKQHMAIVIDEYGGVSGLLTLEDIIEEFFGEIRDETDTDEVDVTSKNKKTKTISLDGETELSSLSDILEGEEPSDMEEVRTIAGYFMEKNEDMPKEGSIVQIKKGSLKVKKMEGNKIISILFTPKLEEDNDSELDRELSYEDR
- a CDS encoding aminotransferase class I/II-fold pyridoxal phosphate-dependent enzyme, whose translation is MANHWEEVQKKLDSIREKQLFRETRNYQGIDFCSNDYMGMATNPSMLEFFQTKKNIYPFGSTAARLVRGNSNSMDQFESEFAHFVEGEAALLVSTGFTANFGLLDSIAAPDCYLFTDRLNHASILDGIRISGAQKKYYHHLDMNHLQSLLEKADLEDPNHKKKRIVVTETLFSMDGDSPDLKTLLALKRKFGFVLVLDEAHAFGIYGVHGKGLVFRDLTLSEIHSIDYRVYTLGKSLGLEGGIIVTKKIGRDHLVNVMRSFIFSTAPLPMISEFASYSLKLLSSMDKERDELLKIADTLKNSLKTNGFIITASTSHIVPLLLETEKEALFYAANLQEKGLDVRAIRPPTVPSPRLRISLNAKLKLSDIQVLVETLVQVREMWNSL
- a CDS encoding SIR2 family NAD-dependent protein deacylase; amino-acid sequence: MSLLTPDLIQRIRSARNILFLTGAGISSESGIPTFRGEGGYWKKFKAEELATPEAFANHPEVVWEWYDYRRKICSEAKPNDGHLTIANWQSFSKTVNLITQNVDGLHPRAGSKNLLEIHGNIFRARCTVCKEKYTLDEDGINQSGLKFCPACESLLRPDIVWFGEGYDNRLLTKAWEQSKEAHIVFVVGTSANVSVPANLALTAIRNGALGIEINPETTSLTPSVQLHFGGKSGEILPEIFKEVFGDVVLK
- a CDS encoding phosphopantothenoylcysteine decarboxylase; protein product: MNLKFKRVIVTSGPTREWIDPVRYISNASSGKMGYEIATSFLKYPVEVVYIHGNTLERYSHVTGAKRNIEVETTIQLRDAVLSEIINDSLLVMAAAPADFRPIMTAEHKIKKEKTSEGTKGLLLELEENPDVLQQVTEYVSEHKILNSLRVGFAAETKELERYAKDKLVRKGLNYIVGNYVGSGKGFGEVDSTVRVFGVSGLEKEIGPLPKEKIAEELVSFLVSV
- a CDS encoding phosphopantothenoylcysteine decarboxylase; this encodes MKEIVIAVSGSIASYKACELVRGLTKQGYPVRVIMTSNATKFVGKITFEALTGKPVRVDEFDTGMAHIEIKNIASVLAVVPASANIIGKMANGIADDLVTSTYLACTSPVLVAPSMNPGMYLHPAVQRNLKTLKSDGVTIVSPDKGIVVCGDEGYGKLATVESIMEEIIKLHTTNS